From Oncorhynchus mykiss isolate Arlee chromosome 6, USDA_OmykA_1.1, whole genome shotgun sequence, the proteins below share one genomic window:
- the LOC110517083 gene encoding tetraspanin-18-like isoform X1, translating to MMGSREPSAQGTAMEGDCLSCIKYLMFFFNFLIFLGGSFLLGVGVWVLVDPMGFREIIAANPLLFTGVYIILAMGAMLFLLGFLGCCGAIRENKCLLLFFFLLILVIFLAELAAAILAFVFREHLTREKFTRDLKRHYQGHNNTDVFTSTWNALMTTFDCCGVNSPDDFEESLFRLLSPDKVVPGVCCQGNGHPGDAVDDLSRDECLRGSMELRYNKGCYSAVVDYFETYIYMAGALAIVVLTIELFAMVFAMCLFRGIDQ from the exons gGGTCCAGGGAGCCTTCAGCACAGGGAACAGCCATGGAGGGGGACTGTCTCAGCTGTATCAAGTACCTCATGTTCTTCTTCAACTTCCTCATTTTT tTAGGAGGCTCTTTCCTGcttggtgtgggtgtgtgggtactGGTGGACCCTATGGGCTTCAGGGAGATCATAGCAGCCAACCCTCTGCTCTTCACTGGGGTCTACATCATCCTGGCCATGGGGGCAATGCTCTTCCTCCTCGGCTTCCTGGGCTGCTGTGGAGCCATCCGGGAGAACAAGTGTCTGCTGCTCTTT ttCTTCCTGCTCATCCTGGTCATCTTCCTGGCAGAGTTAGCAGCAGCCATCTTGGCCTTCGTATTCCGGGAGCAT CTCACCAGAGAGAAGTTTACCAGAGATCTGAAGAGACACTACCAGGGACACAACAACACCGACGTCTTCACCTCCACGTGGAACGCCCTCATGACCACC TTTGACTGCTGTGGGGTGAACAGCCCGGATGACTTTGAGGAGAGCCTGTTCAGGCTCCTCAGCCCAGACAAGGTGGTTCCTGGGGTGTGTTGCCAGGGCAACGGTCACCCTGGAGATGCGGTGGATGACCTCAGCAGGGACGAGTGTCTGAGGGGAAGCATGGAGCTCCGCTACAACAAG ggttgtTATTCAGCGGTGGTGGATTATTTTGAGACGTATATCTACATGGCAGGAGCTCTGGCCATTGTTGTCCTGACGATTGAA CTGTTTGCCATGGTGTTTGCCATGTGTCTGTTCAGAGGAATTGACCAGTAa
- the LOC110517083 gene encoding tetraspanin-18-like isoform X2, translating to MEGDCLSCIKYLMFFFNFLIFLGGSFLLGVGVWVLVDPMGFREIIAANPLLFTGVYIILAMGAMLFLLGFLGCCGAIRENKCLLLFFFLLILVIFLAELAAAILAFVFREHLTREKFTRDLKRHYQGHNNTDVFTSTWNALMTTFDCCGVNSPDDFEESLFRLLSPDKVVPGVCCQGNGHPGDAVDDLSRDECLRGSMELRYNKGCYSAVVDYFETYIYMAGALAIVVLTIELFAMVFAMCLFRGIDQ from the exons ATGGAGGGGGACTGTCTCAGCTGTATCAAGTACCTCATGTTCTTCTTCAACTTCCTCATTTTT tTAGGAGGCTCTTTCCTGcttggtgtgggtgtgtgggtactGGTGGACCCTATGGGCTTCAGGGAGATCATAGCAGCCAACCCTCTGCTCTTCACTGGGGTCTACATCATCCTGGCCATGGGGGCAATGCTCTTCCTCCTCGGCTTCCTGGGCTGCTGTGGAGCCATCCGGGAGAACAAGTGTCTGCTGCTCTTT ttCTTCCTGCTCATCCTGGTCATCTTCCTGGCAGAGTTAGCAGCAGCCATCTTGGCCTTCGTATTCCGGGAGCAT CTCACCAGAGAGAAGTTTACCAGAGATCTGAAGAGACACTACCAGGGACACAACAACACCGACGTCTTCACCTCCACGTGGAACGCCCTCATGACCACC TTTGACTGCTGTGGGGTGAACAGCCCGGATGACTTTGAGGAGAGCCTGTTCAGGCTCCTCAGCCCAGACAAGGTGGTTCCTGGGGTGTGTTGCCAGGGCAACGGTCACCCTGGAGATGCGGTGGATGACCTCAGCAGGGACGAGTGTCTGAGGGGAAGCATGGAGCTCCGCTACAACAAG ggttgtTATTCAGCGGTGGTGGATTATTTTGAGACGTATATCTACATGGCAGGAGCTCTGGCCATTGTTGTCCTGACGATTGAA CTGTTTGCCATGGTGTTTGCCATGTGTCTGTTCAGAGGAATTGACCAGTAa